In Mycobacterium sp. Aquia_216, a genomic segment contains:
- the moaA gene encoding GTP 3',8-cyclase MoaA — MTLTALGVPAVPSLTVPDGGAARVGGMPTDGPLLDTYGRAATDLRVSLTDRCNLRCSYCMPAEGLDWLPGTQLLSPEELARLMHIAVTRLDVTSVRFTGGEPLLSRHLEEVIATAAGLRPRPEISLTTNAVGLARRAEGLAAAGLDRVNISLDTVNRDRFAAITRRDRLADVLAGLAAAKAAGLTPVKVNAVLDPATGREDVVELLGFCLEHGYQLRIIEQMPLDAGHQWRREAALTADDVLAALRPHFRLRPDPAPRGSAPAELWLVDTGPDTPAARFGVIASVSHAFCATCDRTRLTADGQIRSCLFSADETDLRGLLRGGATDDAIEAAWRAAMWAKPAGHGINDPNFTQPDRPMSAIGG, encoded by the coding sequence ATGACGCTGACCGCACTGGGGGTTCCGGCAGTGCCGAGCCTCACGGTCCCCGACGGCGGCGCCGCCCGCGTCGGGGGAATGCCGACGGATGGCCCGCTGCTCGACACGTACGGCAGGGCCGCCACCGATCTGCGGGTGTCGCTGACCGATCGCTGCAATCTGCGGTGTAGCTACTGCATGCCGGCCGAAGGCCTGGATTGGCTGCCCGGCACGCAGCTGCTGAGCCCCGAAGAGCTGGCCAGGCTGATGCACATCGCCGTGACCCGGCTGGATGTCACCAGCGTGCGGTTCACCGGCGGTGAGCCGCTGTTGTCGCGCCACCTCGAGGAGGTGATCGCCACGGCCGCCGGATTGCGTCCTCGTCCGGAGATCTCGCTGACCACCAACGCGGTCGGGCTGGCGCGACGGGCCGAGGGGCTGGCCGCGGCGGGGCTCGACCGGGTCAACATTTCGCTGGACACCGTGAACCGGGATCGCTTCGCGGCGATCACGCGCCGGGACCGGCTCGCCGACGTGCTGGCCGGTCTGGCCGCCGCCAAGGCCGCCGGCCTGACGCCGGTCAAAGTGAACGCGGTGCTGGATCCCGCCACCGGTCGCGAGGATGTCGTTGAGCTGCTGGGGTTCTGCCTCGAACACGGCTACCAGTTGCGGATCATCGAGCAGATGCCGCTGGACGCCGGCCACCAGTGGCGCCGCGAGGCGGCGTTGACGGCCGACGACGTGCTGGCGGCGCTGCGCCCGCACTTCCGGCTGCGCCCGGACCCGGCACCGCGCGGTTCGGCGCCGGCCGAGCTGTGGCTGGTCGACACCGGCCCGGATACGCCGGCCGCAAGGTTCGGTGTGATCGCCTCGGTGTCGCACGCGTTCTGCGCCACCTGCGACCGCACCCGACTGACGGCCGATGGCCAGATCCGCAGCTGCTTGTTCTCCGCCGACGAGACCGACCTGCGAGGCCTGCTGCGCGGCGGTGCGACCGACGACGCGATCGAGGCGGCTTGGCGCGCCGCCATGTGGGCCAAACCCGCCGGCCACGGCATCAACGACCCGAACTTCACCCAGCCCGACCGACCGATGAGCGCGATCGGTGGCTGA
- a CDS encoding DUF2771 domain-containing protein — protein MKRGVAVLLSVVVALLAVGGGIGTWWLVREPGPQRPEISAYSHGQLIRVGPYLYCNVLNLNDCQQPQAQGELRVSDHYPVQLSVPEAISRAPWRLLQVYEDPANTATTMFRPGTRFAVTIPSADPQRGRLTGIVVQLLTLVVDPSGELHDVPHAEWSVRVTH, from the coding sequence GTGAAACGTGGTGTGGCCGTGCTGCTCTCGGTCGTGGTCGCGCTGCTGGCCGTGGGCGGCGGGATAGGAACATGGTGGCTCGTGCGCGAGCCCGGCCCACAGCGGCCAGAGATCAGCGCGTATTCGCATGGGCAGTTGATCCGGGTGGGACCCTACCTGTACTGCAATGTGCTCAACCTCAACGACTGTCAGCAACCGCAAGCTCAAGGCGAACTGCGGGTCAGCGACCATTATCCCGTGCAGCTTTCGGTCCCCGAGGCGATCTCGCGGGCACCGTGGCGACTACTGCAGGTGTATGAGGATCCTGCCAACACCGCGACCACCATGTTCCGCCCGGGCACCCGGTTCGCGGTCACGATCCCTTCGGCCGACCCGCAACGGGGGCGGCTGACCGGAATCGTCGTGCAGTTACTGACTTTGGTGGTCGACCCATCAGGTGAACTGCACGATGTGCCGCACGCGGAATGGTCGGTGCGGGTGACGCACTGA
- a CDS encoding MFS transporter — protein MAPNPGRRTRTGSTNQHPGMANYPTDDADYRRTRRPPPPPSANRYLPPLGRQKQPERDTPPPRRPSSGERITVTRAAALRSREMGSRMYWMVQRAATADGADKSGLTALTWPVVANSAVDSAMAVALANTLFFAAASGESKSKVALYLLITIAPFAVIAPLIGPALDRLQHGRRVALALSFALRTALAVLLIMNYDGASGSFPSWVLYPCALAMMVFSKSFSVLRSAVTPRVMPPTIDLVRVNARLTMFGLLGGTIAGGAIAGGLEFAGTHLLKLPGALFVVVAITIAGAMLSMRIPRWVEVTAGEVPATLSYRQDSEPLRRTWHKEVKKVGGALRQPLGRNIITSLWGNCTIKVMVGFLFLYPAFVAKSHQATGWAQLAMLGIIGAAAGLGNFAGNFTSARLKLGRPSVLVVRCTVAVCAVALAASVAGTLAAAAIATLITSGASAIAKASLDASLQDDLPEESRASGFGRSESTLQLAWVLGGALGVMVYTELWVGFTAVSAILILGLAQTVVSFRGNSLIPGLGGNRPVMVEQEGTRRDSGMTAAAPQ, from the coding sequence GTGGCCCCCAACCCGGGCCGCCGGACCCGCACTGGATCGACGAATCAGCATCCTGGCATGGCCAATTACCCCACCGACGACGCGGACTATCGACGCACCCGCCGCCCCCCGCCGCCGCCCAGCGCCAATCGCTATCTCCCACCGCTGGGCCGGCAGAAACAACCGGAGCGCGACACCCCGCCGCCGCGTCGACCGTCGTCCGGCGAACGGATCACCGTCACCCGCGCCGCCGCGTTGCGCAGCCGCGAGATGGGTTCCCGGATGTACTGGATGGTCCAGCGGGCGGCCACCGCCGACGGCGCCGACAAGTCCGGCCTTACCGCGCTGACGTGGCCGGTGGTGGCGAACTCCGCGGTCGACTCCGCGATGGCCGTCGCGCTGGCGAACACGCTGTTCTTTGCCGCGGCCAGTGGGGAGAGCAAATCCAAAGTTGCGCTGTACCTGTTGATTACCATCGCGCCGTTCGCGGTGATCGCACCGCTCATCGGTCCGGCGCTGGACCGATTGCAGCACGGCCGCCGCGTCGCACTGGCTCTGTCGTTCGCGCTGCGCACCGCGTTGGCAGTGCTGTTGATCATGAACTACGACGGTGCCAGCGGCAGCTTCCCGTCCTGGGTGCTCTATCCGTGCGCGCTCGCGATGATGGTGTTCTCGAAGTCGTTCAGCGTGCTGCGCAGCGCGGTGACACCACGGGTCATGCCGCCCACCATCGATCTGGTGCGGGTCAATGCCCGGCTGACCATGTTCGGTCTGCTCGGCGGCACCATCGCCGGCGGTGCGATCGCGGGCGGCCTCGAGTTCGCCGGCACCCACCTGTTGAAGCTGCCCGGAGCCTTGTTCGTCGTCGTCGCGATCACGATCGCCGGAGCGATGCTGTCGATGCGGATCCCGCGCTGGGTCGAGGTGACCGCGGGTGAGGTGCCCGCCACCCTGAGCTATCGCCAGGACAGCGAACCGCTGCGGCGTACCTGGCATAAGGAAGTCAAGAAAGTTGGCGGGGCACTTCGACAGCCGTTGGGCCGCAACATCATTACCTCCCTGTGGGGCAATTGCACGATCAAGGTGATGGTCGGCTTCCTGTTTCTGTATCCCGCGTTCGTCGCGAAGTCGCACCAGGCCACTGGGTGGGCCCAGCTCGCGATGCTGGGCATCATCGGCGCCGCGGCCGGCCTCGGCAACTTCGCCGGCAACTTCACCAGCGCACGGCTGAAACTGGGTAGACCGTCCGTACTGGTGGTGCGCTGCACGGTGGCGGTGTGCGCGGTCGCGTTGGCGGCCTCGGTGGCCGGCACCCTGGCGGCGGCCGCGATCGCCACCCTGATCACCTCCGGCGCCAGTGCAATCGCGAAGGCATCGCTGGACGCATCGCTGCAAGATGACCTACCCGAGGAATCCCGCGCGTCGGGATTCGGCCGCTCGGAATCGACGCTGCAGCTGGCCTGGGTGCTGGGCGGCGCGCTGGGGGTGATGGTCTACACCGAGCTGTGGGTCGGCTTCACCGCCGTCAGCGCGATATTGATCCTGGGGCTGGCGCAGACCGTCGTCAGCTTCCGCGGCAACTCGTTGATCCCGGGTCTCGGAGGTAACCGCCCGGTGATGGTCGAGCAGGAAGGCACACGCCGCGACAGCGGCATGACTGCGGCGGCGCCCCAGTGA
- a CDS encoding acyl-CoA dehydrogenase family protein codes for MAEQAQVTEEQARALAEESRESGWDKPSFAKELFLGHFPLELIHPFPKPSDADEARTREFLAQLREFLSTVDGSVIERDAQIPDEHVKGLAELGCFGMKIPSEYGGLNMSQVAYNRALMMISSVHPSLGALLSAHQSIGVPEPLKLAGTDEQKRKFLPRCAAGAISAFLLTEPDVGSDPARLASTATPVDDGRAYELEGVKLWTTNGVVAELLVVMARVPKSDGHRGGISAFVVEADSPGITVERRNTFMGLRGIENGVTRLHAVRVPSENLIGREGDGLKIALTTLNAGRLSIPANATGSSKWALKIAREWSGERVQWGKPLAKHEAVANKISFIAATNYALDAVLELSAQMADEGRNDIRIEAALAKLWSSEMACTIADDLVQIRGGRGYETAESLAARGERAVPAEQALRDLRINRIFEGSSEIMRLLIAREAVDAHLSAAGDLAKPDTGLRKKAAAAVGASGFYAKWLPQLAFGEGQRPRAYSEFGPLASHLRFIERSTRKLARNTFYGMARWQAKLEQKQGFLGRVVDVGAELFAMSAACVRAEGQRAADPVLGQQAYELAETFCQQATLRVEALFDALWTNTDSSDVQLTHEVLEGRYRWLEDGIVDQSEGTGPWIAHWEAGESTEANLARRFLTVPASAGATR; via the coding sequence ATGGCAGAGCAGGCGCAGGTCACCGAGGAACAGGCGAGAGCGCTCGCCGAAGAGTCCCGCGAAAGTGGTTGGGATAAACCATCCTTCGCCAAGGAGTTGTTCCTCGGTCATTTTCCGTTGGAGCTGATACACCCGTTCCCCAAACCGTCAGACGCCGACGAGGCACGTACCCGCGAGTTTCTCGCCCAGCTGCGGGAATTCCTGAGCACCGTCGACGGCAGTGTCATCGAGCGCGATGCGCAGATTCCCGATGAACACGTCAAGGGTTTGGCCGAATTGGGCTGTTTCGGCATGAAGATTCCGTCGGAATACGGCGGGCTGAACATGTCGCAAGTCGCCTACAACCGGGCATTGATGATGATTTCGTCCGTTCACCCCAGCCTCGGCGCGCTGCTCTCGGCGCACCAATCGATCGGAGTTCCAGAGCCGTTGAAGCTTGCCGGAACCGACGAGCAGAAGCGGAAGTTCCTGCCGCGGTGTGCCGCTGGCGCCATTTCGGCATTTCTGCTCACCGAGCCGGACGTGGGTTCCGATCCCGCCCGGCTGGCCTCGACGGCGACGCCGGTCGACGACGGGCGGGCCTACGAACTCGAGGGCGTGAAGTTGTGGACCACCAACGGCGTGGTCGCCGAACTGCTCGTGGTGATGGCCCGGGTGCCCAAGAGCGACGGGCACCGTGGCGGCATCAGCGCGTTCGTGGTCGAAGCGGATTCGCCCGGGATCACCGTGGAGCGGCGCAACACGTTCATGGGACTGCGCGGCATCGAGAACGGGGTGACGCGACTGCATGCTGTCCGGGTCCCCAGCGAGAACCTGATCGGCAGAGAAGGCGACGGCCTCAAGATCGCGCTGACCACGCTCAACGCCGGACGGCTGTCGATTCCCGCCAACGCCACGGGATCGTCCAAATGGGCGCTGAAGATCGCCCGCGAATGGTCCGGCGAGCGGGTGCAGTGGGGCAAGCCGTTGGCCAAACATGAAGCGGTGGCCAATAAGATCTCGTTCATCGCCGCCACCAACTACGCGCTCGACGCCGTGCTCGAACTCTCCGCCCAGATGGCCGATGAAGGCCGCAACGACATCCGCATCGAGGCGGCGCTGGCCAAGTTGTGGTCCAGCGAAATGGCCTGCACCATCGCCGATGACCTCGTGCAGATCCGCGGTGGCCGTGGGTATGAAACCGCGGAGTCTCTGGCCGCGCGTGGCGAGCGCGCGGTACCCGCCGAGCAGGCGCTGCGGGATCTGCGGATCAACCGCATCTTCGAAGGGTCGAGCGAAATCATGCGGCTGCTGATCGCCCGCGAAGCCGTCGATGCCCACCTGAGTGCCGCCGGTGACCTCGCGAAACCTGACACGGGGTTGCGGAAAAAGGCCGCCGCGGCGGTCGGCGCCAGCGGATTCTATGCAAAGTGGTTGCCACAGCTGGCTTTTGGTGAAGGGCAGCGGCCGCGGGCGTACAGCGAATTTGGTCCGCTGGCATCGCACCTGCGGTTCATCGAACGCTCCACCCGCAAGCTGGCCCGCAACACCTTCTACGGGATGGCGCGCTGGCAAGCCAAACTTGAGCAAAAGCAGGGATTCCTGGGGCGCGTCGTCGATGTCGGTGCCGAGCTGTTCGCGATGTCGGCGGCATGCGTGCGCGCCGAGGGGCAGCGTGCCGCGGATCCGGTACTGGGACAACAGGCTTACGAGCTGGCCGAAACGTTCTGTCAGCAGGCGACGTTGCGGGTCGAGGCTCTGTTCGACGCGTTGTGGACCAACACCGACAGCAGCGATGTGCAGCTCACCCACGAGGTGTTGGAGGGGCGGTACCGCTGGCTGGAGGACGGCATCGTCGACCAGTCGGAGGGCACCGGCCCCTGGATCGCGCACTGGGAAGCGGGCGAGTCGACAGAGGCCAACCTGGCTCGGCGGTTTCTGACGGTACCTGCGTCGGCGGGCGCGACCAGGTAG
- a CDS encoding MogA/MoaB family molybdenum cofactor biosynthesis protein, whose translation MGTRFARIIIASTRASDGVYTDECGPIIAEWLEQHGFSAADPEVVADGNPVGEALRGALDDDVDVILSSGGTGISPTDTTPDQTVAVVDYLIPGLADAIRHSGLPKVPTSVLSRGVCGVAGRTLIVNLPGSPGGVRDGLGVLADVLDHALDQIAGKDHER comes from the coding sequence ATGGGCACTCGATTCGCACGCATCATCATCGCCTCCACTCGGGCCTCGGACGGTGTGTACACCGACGAATGCGGGCCGATCATCGCTGAATGGCTTGAGCAGCATGGGTTTTCGGCTGCGGATCCGGAAGTGGTCGCCGACGGGAACCCGGTTGGCGAGGCACTGCGGGGCGCGCTCGACGACGATGTCGACGTGATCCTGAGCTCGGGTGGCACCGGCATCTCGCCGACCGACACCACCCCGGATCAGACCGTCGCGGTGGTGGACTACCTGATTCCCGGCCTGGCCGACGCGATTCGCCACTCCGGGCTGCCGAAGGTGCCGACTTCCGTGCTGTCGCGCGGAGTGTGCGGTGTGGCCGGACGGACCTTGATCGTCAACCTGCCGGGTTCGCCCGGCGGTGTACGAGACGGGCTGGGGGTGCTTGCCGACGTGCTCGACCATGCCCTCGACCAGATCGCCGGCAAAGACCACGAGCGATGA
- the moaC gene encoding cyclic pyranopterin monophosphate synthase MoaC: MAGVSRPGALSHLDERGAAHMVDVTEKGATKRTAVAAGTLRTSAQVVALISTGGLPKGDALATARVAGILAAKRTSDLIPLCHQLALTGVDVDLTVGEADIEIVATVRSTDRTGVEMEALTAVSVAALTLYDMIKAVDPAARIDDVRVLRKDGGKAGSWVR; this comes from the coding sequence ATGGCAGGGGTATCCCGCCCGGGCGCGCTGTCGCATCTCGACGAGCGAGGCGCGGCACACATGGTCGACGTCACCGAAAAGGGAGCCACCAAGCGCACCGCCGTCGCCGCGGGTACGTTACGGACCTCCGCGCAAGTGGTGGCGCTGATCTCCACCGGCGGGCTGCCCAAGGGTGATGCGTTGGCTACCGCGCGGGTGGCGGGCATTCTGGCGGCGAAGCGCACCAGCGACCTGATCCCGCTGTGCCACCAGCTCGCGCTCACCGGGGTCGACGTCGATTTGACCGTCGGTGAGGCGGATATCGAGATCGTCGCGACGGTGCGCAGCACCGACCGTACGGGTGTGGAGATGGAGGCGCTGACGGCCGTCAGCGTGGCCGCGCTTACGCTCTACGACATGATCAAGGCGGTTGACCCGGCGGCCCGTATCGATGACGTCCGAGTGCTCCGCAAAGACGGCGGCAAAGCCGGAAGCTGGGTGCGCTGA
- a CDS encoding molybdenum cofactor biosynthesis protein MoaE, which yields MTVVLRAAMTEQQISLAEHEELVSHRSAGAIVGFVGMIRDHDEGRRVVRLEYSAHPSATQVMAAVVAEVAEASGGVRAVAASHRTGALHIGEVALVAAVAADHRQEAFATCALLVDTIKARLPVWKHQFFDDGTDEWVGSA from the coding sequence ATGACGGTCGTCCTGCGCGCCGCGATGACGGAGCAGCAGATCTCGCTAGCCGAGCATGAAGAACTGGTAAGCCATCGGTCGGCCGGAGCAATCGTCGGCTTCGTCGGAATGATTCGCGACCACGACGAGGGGCGCCGGGTGGTGCGGCTGGAGTACTCGGCGCATCCGTCGGCCACGCAGGTGATGGCGGCCGTGGTGGCCGAGGTTGCCGAGGCCTCCGGCGGTGTGCGTGCGGTCGCCGCCAGCCACCGGACCGGCGCGCTGCACATCGGCGAGGTGGCACTGGTGGCCGCGGTCGCCGCCGATCACCGGCAGGAAGCGTTCGCCACCTGCGCCCTGCTGGTCGACACCATCAAGGCACGGCTACCGGTCTGGAAACACCAGTTCTTCGACGACGGAACCGACGAATGGGTGGGGTCGGCTTAG
- a CDS encoding transglycosylase family protein yields MSGRHRKPTTSNISVAKIAFTGAVLGGGSIALAGQAAAATDGEWDQVARCESGGNWGINTGNGYYGGVQFNAGTWASHGGREYAPTAQLATREQQIAVAERVLATQGRGAWPVCGGPLSGPTPREVLPTPAGLDVPGLNGDPGPLAPPPADAPPPDAPPPPPPPPAEPPAPVQLASFDQPAPPPADVPPAPPADLLPPAPPADAMPPAPPVDAPPPADALPPAPPADAPPPADVVPPADTLPPADAPGEPQQASKVGYTQQLWDAIRGQDVNGNDALDSLAQPAPVN; encoded by the coding sequence ATGAGCGGACGTCACCGTAAGCCCACGACATCCAACATCAGCGTCGCCAAGATCGCCTTTACCGGGGCGGTACTTGGTGGCGGCAGCATCGCCCTGGCTGGTCAAGCAGCCGCGGCCACGGATGGCGAATGGGATCAGGTAGCCCGTTGCGAATCCGGCGGCAACTGGGGAATCAACACCGGCAACGGTTACTACGGCGGCGTTCAGTTCAACGCCGGTACCTGGGCCTCCCACGGCGGCCGCGAATACGCCCCGACAGCTCAGCTAGCCACCCGGGAACAACAGATCGCCGTCGCCGAGCGCGTGCTCGCGACCCAGGGTCGCGGTGCGTGGCCGGTGTGCGGAGGCCCGCTGTCGGGTCCCACCCCGCGCGAGGTGCTTCCGACACCCGCGGGCTTGGATGTGCCGGGACTCAACGGCGACCCGGGACCACTGGCCCCGCCGCCGGCCGACGCTCCTCCGCCGGACGCTCCTCCCCCGCCTCCCCCGCCGCCGGCTGAACCGCCCGCGCCGGTGCAGCTGGCCTCCTTCGACCAACCGGCTCCGCCCCCCGCGGATGTGCCTCCCGCCCCGCCCGCAGACCTGCTGCCGCCGGCGCCGCCCGCGGATGCCATGCCCCCGGCACCGCCGGTCGACGCGCCGCCGCCCGCGGATGCTCTGCCGCCGGCGCCGCCCGCCGACGCCCCGCCGCCCGCTGACGTCGTGCCCCCCGCCGACACGCTGCCCCCCGCAGACGCCCCCGGCGAACCACAGCAGGCCAGCAAGGTCGGCTACACGCAGCAACTGTGGGACGCGATCCGCGGCCAAGACGTCAACGGAAACGACGCCCTGGACTCGCTGGCGCAGCCCGCGCCCGTCAACTGA
- a CDS encoding YccF domain-containing protein has translation MRLVLNIIWLVFGGLWMAVGYLAAALISFLLIITIPFGFASLRIASYALWPFGRTIIDKPTAGTGALIGNVIWVLLFGIWLAIGHLVSAAAMAVTIIGIPLAVANLKLIPVSLMPLGKEIVPVGSQAPFARVPA, from the coding sequence ATGCGCCTGGTTCTGAACATAATCTGGCTCGTATTCGGCGGCCTCTGGATGGCCGTCGGATACCTGGCCGCGGCGCTGATTAGCTTCTTGCTCATCATTACGATTCCGTTCGGGTTCGCCTCACTGCGGATCGCTTCCTACGCGTTATGGCCATTCGGCCGGACGATCATCGACAAGCCGACGGCCGGTACCGGCGCCCTGATCGGGAATGTCATCTGGGTGCTGCTGTTCGGCATCTGGTTGGCGATCGGTCATCTGGTGAGTGCGGCAGCGATGGCGGTCACGATCATCGGGATTCCCCTGGCGGTGGCCAACCTCAAACTGATCCCGGTGTCACTGATGCCGCTGGGCAAGGAGATCGTCCCGGTCGGGTCGCAGGCCCCATTCGCACGGGTGCCGGCATGA
- a CDS encoding glutathione S-transferase family protein, which produces MAAYVAGAGEFTRDTNYITTRITADGRDGYAVEPGRYRLVVARACPWANRAIIVRRLLGLEDVLSIGFCGPTHDQRSWTFDLDPGGIDPVLKIPRLQDAYFKRFPDYPKGITVPAIVDVPTGAVVTNDFAQMTLDLSTEWSAYHRDGAPELYPERLRGEIDEVSKRIYTEINNGVYRCGFAGSQEAYEAAYDRLFAALDWVSDRLTNQRYLVGDTITEADVRLFTTLARFDPVYHGHFKCNRSKLSEMPVLWAYARDLFQTPGFGDPVDFVQIKQHYYIVHADINPTRIVPKGPDLTSWLTEHERESLGGKPFGNGTPPGPPVDGEQVPAGHGA; this is translated from the coding sequence ATGGCCGCCTACGTTGCCGGTGCCGGCGAATTCACCCGCGACACCAACTACATCACCACCCGGATCACCGCCGACGGACGCGACGGCTACGCCGTGGAGCCTGGGCGGTATCGACTCGTCGTTGCGCGCGCCTGCCCGTGGGCGAACCGCGCGATCATCGTCCGGCGCTTGCTGGGTCTGGAAGATGTTCTATCCATTGGCTTTTGCGGCCCCACGCACGACCAGCGCAGTTGGACGTTCGACCTCGACCCGGGTGGTATCGACCCGGTCCTGAAGATTCCGCGGCTGCAAGACGCCTACTTCAAGCGTTTTCCCGATTACCCCAAGGGGATCACCGTCCCGGCGATCGTCGACGTGCCGACCGGCGCCGTCGTCACCAATGATTTCGCCCAGATGACCCTGGACCTGTCGACCGAGTGGAGCGCCTACCACCGCGATGGTGCGCCCGAGCTATACCCCGAACGGCTGCGCGGCGAGATCGACGAGGTCAGCAAGAGGATCTACACCGAAATCAACAATGGGGTGTACCGATGTGGATTCGCCGGCTCGCAGGAGGCCTACGAGGCCGCCTATGACCGGCTGTTCGCGGCACTGGACTGGGTGAGCGATCGGCTGACCAATCAGCGATATCTGGTGGGCGACACCATCACCGAGGCCGACGTGCGACTGTTCACCACGCTGGCCCGCTTCGACCCGGTTTACCACGGGCACTTCAAGTGCAATCGAAGCAAGCTGAGTGAGATGCCGGTGTTATGGGCTTATGCGCGTGACCTGTTCCAGACGCCGGGCTTCGGTGACCCCGTCGACTTCGTACAGATCAAACAGCACTATTACATCGTGCACGCCGACATCAACCCGACCCGCATCGTGCCCAAGGGCCCGGATCTGACGAGCTGGCTTACCGAGCACGAACGGGAATCATTGGGGGGCAAGCCCTTCGGCAACGGCACGCCGCCCGGGCCGCCGGTCGATGGCGAGCAGGTGCCGGCCGGCCACGGCGCGTAG
- a CDS encoding MoaD/ThiS family protein has translation MAELPVDTDGIRVTIRYFAAARAAAGAEAETVLLPPGTTVAELVKRLATSGIRLATVLNRCSYLCDGIAVRDETKALRSGNTIDVLPPFAGG, from the coding sequence GTGGCTGAGCTCCCCGTCGACACGGACGGCATCCGGGTGACCATTCGCTACTTCGCCGCCGCACGCGCGGCCGCCGGAGCCGAAGCCGAAACGGTCCTCCTGCCTCCAGGCACCACGGTGGCCGAATTGGTTAAAAGACTCGCCACTTCGGGTATCCGACTCGCAACCGTGTTGAACCGATGCTCCTATCTCTGCGACGGCATCGCGGTTCGCGACGAAACCAAAGCGTTGCGCTCGGGTAACACGATCGACGTGTTACCCCCCTTCGCTGGCGGCTAA
- a CDS encoding cold-shock protein, protein MPTGKVKWYDAEKGFGFLSQEDGEDVYVRSSALPAGVEGLKAGQKVEFGLASGRRGPQALSLKLIDPPPTLAKTRRETPVEHKHSPDELHGMVEDMITLLESTVQPELRKGRYPDRKVARRVSEVVKAVARELDA, encoded by the coding sequence GTGCCGACCGGCAAGGTTAAGTGGTACGACGCCGAAAAAGGGTTCGGCTTCCTGTCGCAGGAAGACGGTGAGGACGTCTACGTCCGCTCGTCGGCGTTGCCCGCGGGTGTCGAGGGCCTCAAGGCAGGGCAGAAGGTGGAATTCGGCTTGGCTTCCGGCCGACGCGGACCGCAGGCGTTGAGTCTCAAGCTGATCGATCCACCGCCCACCCTGGCCAAGACGCGCCGCGAGACACCCGTCGAGCACAAACACAGCCCCGATGAACTGCACGGCATGGTCGAGGACATGATCACGCTGCTGGAGAGCACCGTGCAGCCCGAGTTGCGCAAGGGTCGGTACCCGGACCGCAAGGTGGCTCGTCGCGTCTCCGAAGTTGTCAAGGCGGTGGCCCGGGAGCTCGACGCCTAA